One bacterium genomic window, AAAATCTGCCTGAACTGGTAAAAGGCCATGAAGGCTGATTAGCAGTAAAGCAGGCATAAGGCAGAAGTGAATGATGAAAAAACCGTAGGCAGAATTTCACTGTAATCGAACAAATTCTCAGCAGTTTCCTGATAAACTCACAAGCCATAATTACCCTTTGTGCTTTTTTCTTTTTCTTTTCCCCTTCTGCCTTGTGCCTTCTGCCTCGTCTTTAATGCCTGTCTTTTTTCACGGTGTCACCGTATAGAGGATAAGGGCATTGGCGATGGAACGGACGATTCCGTCCGAAGGCCGGTTGCGCACCTGACCGTCCACCCACATGGTCGTCGAGCCGCCGCCGTCCAGGTTGATCGCCTCGGTTGCGCCGAGCTCTTTGAGGAACGACGCGAGTTCATGAAGATTCATCCCTTCGCTATAGCCTTTCTGACGGCCGTCCACGGTGACGAGAAAAATATGGTCGCCGTTGAATCCGACAGCGGTTCGCGGGTGACGGGTATCGACGAAGGTCTGGCTGATTCCCTCTGTTTCGGCTTCGATGGATACTTCGCCGTTTCTCAGCAGGCGCGGGCCGCCGCCGACAGCATGCCTGATGGTTCCTGCCGAAGGTTCGATACCGATCGTGCACACGAGCGAATCACCGGCTGTGACACTCCCGAGAAAAGCCGCTCCTTTACCCCGTCCCATGAGTACGATACGGTCGGGCGGGATTGCAAGCTCGGTATCGCCGGGATGCTGTTCGAGTACGGCGACCGTGTATGTCCCCTCGGGGCGAATCGGCTCTGAGAGAGGCCCGGCAAGCAGCACCACGGCATTTTCCTGCGGCCGGGTGCTCGTGTTGAATCGAGGGGTGAGCAGGACGATCCCGTTGCCCGGACAGCGCTGGTTGACTCCCGACAGCCTGAACGAGGAACCGTCCGTCCGTTTCACGCGCGAGGATAAGCGGAAACGGTCAATCGAAAGCGTCCCGTCCTCGAGAATGACAAGCGCCGACCGGCTGATCGGGCTGCTCACAAGCTCGCCGTTCACCACGCAGAAGCCGACAGGGTCTCCCTGGAACGGCCCGGACTGGAGGATATAGAAGTCGCCGTTGATGCCCGCGACAATATGGTGGCCGGACGAGATAATGCGCCCGGCAAGACGGGTGAGCGGCTCTATTTCGAGTATATGCTCTCCGCCGAGTTCGACACCGAGATCGAGAGTCGGAACCCCCTTCTGCATATCGAGAACCTGGATCGCCCACGGGCCTTCCGCGCGTGACAGCTCATAATATGACGCACCCGGAGCGATCTGTTCCTGCGCCGGAACGGGCATCGACCAGGCAATGACGAGCAGAACCGGCAAAAGCCGTCCGAGCCGTCTGAAAATACCCTGTGCCTTGACATCTTTCATCTGAGATTCTCTGTTCACTGCAACAGTCATACCGGATTCCTTCTGCTGGTCATCATATATAGAATTATACGTTCAGGGATCAAAAGAGACTGCTCTTTTCCCATACATGCAGTCTCGTATGTGATTCGGTCTTCATATGAGACAAGTCGTTTTACCCTGTAAAGCGGTATTGTATCCTGTTTTTTACGGTTCGAGCTCGCTCGTCGGCGCTTCGGGGAGTGTAAGGGGAAACGCCGGGGGAATCATCTCGATGACCCGCATGGATTTCCACCTGCCTCCCAGGAACCGCACCAGAAATGAAACTCCGAGAATAATCACATAGAGCGTTACAATAGTCCAGCCGACATAGAGCGATGCATGAAACACCTCGAGAGCGATATAGGACGGAATAACCATCAGGAACAGGGAAAGGATAACGATCATGTACATGACGAAACGGGTGTCTCCGGCTCCCTTGATCGCGGAAGCGAACATGATGGTGAGGGAATCGAACAGGGAATAAAGCGCCACAAACCGGAGCAGGACAACGGTCATTCCGCTGATGGCGGCAAAACGCACGGGGTCGGCCTGCGATGCGAAAGGCAGGATAAACAGCCCGGGCGCGAACACATAGAGCGCGGCAATCGAGGTCATGTAGACGAATGTCAGATGAAAACCCGACCAGACGCTCCGTTCGGCGAGGTCCGGCCTGTCTTTCCCCAGGTTCTGCCCGACGAGCACATTGATCGCCATGCCGAGGCCGATCATGGGCATGAATGCGATGGCGTTTATGTTGAACGCGATGTTCGTCGCCGCCAGCGAGTCGGTCCCGAGCCGCCCGATAAGCAGGAGGAAGGTGGTAAACCCGGCGACATCGAGGAAAAACTGTATCCCGTTCGGCAGTCCGAACCGTATGAGACGACGGAAGAGCTCGAGTTCGGGCCGCCATCCTCTCATCGTATGAAACGCTTCCGCATACCGCCGCCGTGCTATGAGAACCATGTAGATGCTGAACGAGACGCACGCCGAAGCCACGGTGGCGTATGCCGCGCCCCTGATTCCCATCTCCGGGAATCCGAATTTCCCGAAGATGAGGAGGTAGTCGAGGACGATGTTGACCATGGTTGCCAGCACATTGACCCACATGATGGGTCTTGTTTCGCTCCTGCCGGAGAAAAAGCCCGACATGGCGGACGATGCGATTGCCGGCGCCGCGCCGAGACACAGGATGCTGAAGTACTCCGTCTCGTACTGCCGGACGATTTCCTCGTGGCCGACGAACCTGAAAAACGCACCCGCGAACGGAATGAGCGCAAGGAGAACGGCTCCTCCGATTACCGCAACATAAATGCCCTGCCAGAGGGACGGCCCGATGCGGGTGAACCTCCCGGCGCCGTAATACTGCGCCACGAACGTGTTCACATACTGTGCGGTGCCGATGAACAGGCTCATGATGGCGAAATTGACTATGCCTGCGGGCATTGCCGCCGCTATCGCCTCGGGCGAATACCAGGTGAGGAACATGCGGTCGACGAAGTGCTGGAGCGACCACGACCCCGTACTGATAATGAGCGGTATCGCCACAGTGAGCACCTCGCGGTAACCGCTCTCGCGATGCCAGCGGTTCAGCGGCGGATTTATGTATCCGGTCGATGCCATGATTATCGGAATAGCTTCCTTTTTAAAAAAATGAAAAGCCCTGAAAAGGGGACAGGTAAGATACGAAATGAGCCATATTTTTGAAAGAATTTAACCCGATCTATTCACAAAATTTAATGGAACGCGGATTCGCGCGGATCAGGCGGATTTTCGCGGATTTGTTTTTACTATCTTTTAAATTAAATTATTTATGGTCAATAAATATAGTATAAATAATCTGTTATATCTATTTGAATTATTGGTATTAACTCTTTTTTTGCATAATTCGGTTAAAACGTGTTGAAAAGCCTTTTTCATGAAGCCCCTTCCAATATCAATCTACCTTACATCTTCGCAACTGCGCGGCGAGTCGGACATTCTTTTTCCCTGTATGGCAGGAAGTCCACGATGGTTGCCCCCATCGGGGGAAAGTTGGCCGACATGCCTGATAGGGGGCTGTTTTAATGATAAATAAACATACAATTTTACCGGGGGAGTGCCGCAGGCACTTTTCGACAATAGCCCGGGGATTCATCCCCGGGCGGGGGGAATTCGGGAGAAATATGGGATTTGGCTGTCTGATGATTTAACAATAACTCACATTTGCCCCTCCCTTTCAAAGAGAGGGGCAGCGCCCGGACGCATAATTTTTACTTAACGTACACCGCGGGGTGAGTTCTTTCAATCCTTCCAGATATCCTTCACCCGCGCCTCGACCCCCGGCATATCGGGCAGCGGGGCGCTCGGAACAGGCTCGTACCAGAAGGTCGCCCCCGACCAGTCGTCCTGACGTTCGTAGAGGCCGCTCCCCTTTTCCTTGCGGACTGCATCGCTCCAGCCGATCTGCTGGATGGTCATGCGGCATTCCTTTTCCCAGAAGATCGGGTCGGGCAGGTGCCAGCGGTACATCGAGACAAATCCCTTGTCATGATCGAGTAAACTGCACCCGTTGTACAGAAACGGCGTCTGCTGCACCCCGTACGACAGGCAGACATAATCCTCGCTCCCTGTCCCGCAGATGGTCGGGAATTCGGTGTCGCCGTCCATGTAAATCTTGATCTCGCCTTCGCCCCACCAGTTCCTGTCCTCATAACGGATGCCGAGCACCGTACCGATGAAACGGCCTTTTCCGGTGCGCTTGGGCAGGATGGTGAAATCCTCGGTGAGCTTCGTTGGATTCTCACGTCTGAAGAGGCAGTGGAGACGGCCGACATCGGCGGGATGAGTGTCGCCGGTGGTGTAATCGATCTGGTAGAAAAGAGGGATGTCCTTTTTCCCTTCGTTGGTGAAGGTGATATACGCCCGTGTGGTGAACGGCATCGGCAGCCAGATATTCATGCCGGCGTTCTGCCCGCAGGAATGGACGGCGGACTGGTACGGCATCACCTTGCCATGGGCGAACCCCATGAAATCCCCGACCGGGCACTCGATGCTCGGATGCTGCTGGCCGTCCCAGTACACGCGGATGACAATGCTCCGCAGGTTTTCCGGGTCACGCGAGGTTGTTATCCAGATGTGACGGATTGTGCCGGGTCCCGTGATGTCGCAGAGAACGAACATGGAATCCGGCTTGACTTCCCGCATGGGCGATCCCTTACGGCCCACGCCGAGATGACTTGCCGGTTTTCCGCCTTCTCCGGGCGCTCCGGTCGGGTTCTCGAACGAAATAGACCGTGACACGAGACCGGTTGCAAGATCGTACGGTTTCCCGGTGAGATCGAAGACCGGCAAAGGTTTCTGCTGACCGGTATCCTTGCCCCGTCCGCACGAGACCGCAAGACATACTGCCGACAGCATGACCACGATTACAAGCGCTTCCATTTTCATGACTGTTCCTCCCTTTTGTTACGATTGATCGTCGTTTTCATCCGTTCATGTATTCAATAAATTATGTCGTGTTTCATATGTCAAATGAAATAAAGGCAGGCATAAGGCATAAGGCATAAGTGGAAAGGCATAAGGGGGAAAATTGATATAACGATAGGTGTTTTCTCCAGAATTGATAATATTGAGTATAATCAAAAGTAACCCGAGAGTTCATATTCCCGTTGAAAAGCCCCGAATGAACGAGCGGTTTTCGGAAACAGAAGCGCAACTGCCTGAGCACATCGGAGATGTGTGAGTTTTGCGCTTCCCGAAAATCGCGAAGCGAATGAGGAGACAGGCTTTTCACGGGCGCCTTTTCCTTTGGATACTTTCCTTTGGGCGCGCAAAGGAAAGTATCATAGTAATATTTGAAAAAATAGTGATTTCCAACTGTGTCATTCACGTTGACCTGCATCGGTCAATCAATTATTATTCATACAATACCACATTACGATCATTGATGTAATACAGTGTGCGATAGACCCTGAAATAAATTCAGGGTGACATGAACGCTGTCATGCTGAACTGGTTTAAGCATCTTTTAGAATAATTATAGTAAACTGTGTTGCCCGCGCGAAGGCAATGTGGTATAAGATATAACAGGGGAATGATGAGGTCGCCGTTATCCGGATGGATGTGTAAAACCGCGATGACGGGACTGTTTCGGAGATTATCTGTCAACGGAGACAAGAAATCATGAAACGACGTGACTTTGTAACGACCGCGGCTCTCGGCGCCGCCGGTGCGGCAGCTGCAGTGACCGGCTGTTCGGGAGGCGGCGGAAAAACAGGCGGTTCGATGTCATACGCCATTCTCGGAAAAACCGGGATGCGGGTTTCACGGCTCAGTTTCGGCTCCCACCTCTCGAAAGAGAACATAGCCGACCCGGAAGGCCGTGACCGTCAGATTCAGCTCGGCATCAGGATGGGGATCAACCTGTTCGATATCTACAATAACCTCTATTTCCAGTACGAACCGATGGCAAAGAGCCTCGCGGGGCATCCGGAGACGTTCGTTTCACTCTACCTTGAAACCGAAAAGGTCGAGGAGGAAGTGGACAGGGTGCTGCGCCTGTTTAACCGTGAGGCCATCGATCTCTACCGGGCCATGGCCGAACCGGCGAAACTCGAAGGGCTCATGAAGCTCCGTGAAAAGGGCAAAGTGCGCGCTGTCGGCATGGCGCACCACTGGGAAGAGGAATTCGTCCGGGCGATCAGACAGTACGGCGACGATCTCGATTATTTCATGTTTCCCTACAATTTCGTCCACAACAAGGCGACCCCGAACGACAAGCAGAACTCATACGCCTCGTTCCTCAAACTGGCTAAAGACCACAATTACGGCCTCATCGGAATGAAGCCGTTCTGCAACGAAATGCTCGTCAGTTTTGCAAAAGAGCAGGGCTTCATCGGGGGTCAGAAGGACAGGGGAGTGAGCGTTCCCGCCGCCGCTATCCGTCACGCGCTCTCAACCGGGGCTATTCACACATCGCTCCCGGCGATGAACAGCGAAAGAGAGGTGACTGAGAATCTCCAGGGCGTTTTTCAGCCAAAACTGACCGACCGGGAAAAAGAGGTGCTCGAAGAGATCGATCTTCTCGCCATGGAACACAAGTGGGCGTACCTCGACCGTAAGCCGCAGTACCGCTGGCTCGCCGACTGGGTCCGGCCCGGAGTGTTTACGGCGTGATTGTGAATGTTGATAGTGAATTTGGATGACATATCAATGGCCTTGCCTCCCGGCAGGGATTACTGCACCGGATGCAGGCATATGATCCGGATCGTTGCGGGAGACAGGGCCATGACTGTGACAGCGAAAAAACTGTGTTCGTAAATGATGTCGATAACTCTCAGCGGTTGAACATGTCGTCCATGATTTCGTTCTGTTTCTCGGTGAAAACCTCACGCATTTTCTCGAAGCCTTCTCTTCCGGGCGGAATCTCTTTGATCTTCGCTATCTGCGCATCGGTAAACGGGCAATCCGAATTCTCGAATATCACCGTAAAAAACAGATTTCTCGGTCTTTCCGGTCCGCCGTCTCTTCCCGGCTGAGCCCCGAGAACTTCCTTGAGCGCCGCGGTCTGTTTTTCATCGAAA contains:
- a CDS encoding phosphodiester glycosidase family protein; the protein is MTVAVNRESQMKDVKAQGIFRRLGRLLPVLLVIAWSMPVPAQEQIAPGASYYELSRAEGPWAIQVLDMQKGVPTLDLGVELGGEHILEIEPLTRLAGRIISSGHHIVAGINGDFYILQSGPFQGDPVGFCVVNGELVSSPISRSALVILEDGTLSIDRFRLSSRVKRTDGSSFRLSGVNQRCPGNGIVLLTPRFNTSTRPQENAVVLLAGPLSEPIRPEGTYTVAVLEQHPGDTELAIPPDRIVLMGRGKGAAFLGSVTAGDSLVCTIGIEPSAGTIRHAVGGGPRLLRNGEVSIEAETEGISQTFVDTRHPRTAVGFNGDHIFLVTVDGRQKGYSEGMNLHELASFLKELGATEAINLDGGGSTTMWVDGQVRNRPSDGIVRSIANALILYTVTP
- a CDS encoding MATE family efflux transporter, whose amino-acid sequence is MASTGYINPPLNRWHRESGYREVLTVAIPLIISTGSWSLQHFVDRMFLTWYSPEAIAAAMPAGIVNFAIMSLFIGTAQYVNTFVAQYYGAGRFTRIGPSLWQGIYVAVIGGAVLLALIPFAGAFFRFVGHEEIVRQYETEYFSILCLGAAPAIASSAMSGFFSGRSETRPIMWVNVLATMVNIVLDYLLIFGKFGFPEMGIRGAAYATVASACVSFSIYMVLIARRRYAEAFHTMRGWRPELELFRRLIRFGLPNGIQFFLDVAGFTTFLLLIGRLGTDSLAATNIAFNINAIAFMPMIGLGMAINVLVGQNLGKDRPDLAERSVWSGFHLTFVYMTSIAALYVFAPGLFILPFASQADPVRFAAISGMTVVLLRFVALYSLFDSLTIMFASAIKGAGDTRFVMYMIVILSLFLMVIPSYIALEVFHASLYVGWTIVTLYVIILGVSFLVRFLGGRWKSMRVIEMIPPAFPLTLPEAPTSELEP
- a CDS encoding DUF2961 domain-containing protein, whose protein sequence is MKMEALVIVVMLSAVCLAVSCGRGKDTGQQKPLPVFDLTGKPYDLATGLVSRSISFENPTGAPGEGGKPASHLGVGRKGSPMREVKPDSMFVLCDITGPGTIRHIWITTSRDPENLRSIVIRVYWDGQQHPSIECPVGDFMGFAHGKVMPYQSAVHSCGQNAGMNIWLPMPFTTRAYITFTNEGKKDIPLFYQIDYTTGDTHPADVGRLHCLFRRENPTKLTEDFTILPKRTGKGRFIGTVLGIRYEDRNWWGEGEIKIYMDGDTEFPTICGTGSEDYVCLSYGVQQTPFLYNGCSLLDHDKGFVSMYRWHLPDPIFWEKECRMTIQQIGWSDAVRKEKGSGLYERQDDWSGATFWYEPVPSAPLPDMPGVEARVKDIWKD
- a CDS encoding aldo/keto reductase — its product is MKRRDFVTTAALGAAGAAAAVTGCSGGGGKTGGSMSYAILGKTGMRVSRLSFGSHLSKENIADPEGRDRQIQLGIRMGINLFDIYNNLYFQYEPMAKSLAGHPETFVSLYLETEKVEEEVDRVLRLFNREAIDLYRAMAEPAKLEGLMKLREKGKVRAVGMAHHWEEEFVRAIRQYGDDLDYFMFPYNFVHNKATPNDKQNSYASFLKLAKDHNYGLIGMKPFCNEMLVSFAKEQGFIGGQKDRGVSVPAAAIRHALSTGAIHTSLPAMNSEREVTENLQGVFQPKLTDREKEVLEEIDLLAMEHKWAYLDRKPQYRWLADWVRPGVFTA